One window of the Sulfitobacter alexandrii genome contains the following:
- a CDS encoding arsenate reductase family protein — MRIYGLKNCDTCRKALKALPGAELVDVRADGMDPAVLDAALAQFEGALVNTRSATWRGLDEADRALPARDLILAHPAVMKRPVIAVGDALFLGWSPQTHAQIKALS; from the coding sequence ATGCGCATCTACGGATTGAAGAACTGCGACACCTGCCGAAAGGCGCTGAAGGCGCTGCCGGGGGCGGAACTGGTGGACGTGCGCGCCGACGGCATGGACCCGGCGGTGCTCGATGCCGCGCTCGCGCAGTTCGAGGGGGCGCTGGTGAACACGCGGTCGGCGACCTGGCGGGGTCTGGACGAGGCGGATCGCGCGCTGCCCGCGCGCGACCTGATCCTCGCGCATCCCGCGGTGATGAAACGCCCGGTGATCGCGGTGGGGGATGCGCTGTTCCTCGGCTGGTCGCCGCAGACCCACGCGCAGATCAAGGCGCTGTCCTAG